DNA sequence from the Streptomyces sp. HUAS 15-9 genome:
AGCGGCTCGATGACGGTCACCTCCGCGCCGTACTCGCGGGCCGCCGCCGCGACCTCCAGGCCGATCCAGCCGGCGCCCGCGATCACCAGATGGCCGTTGTCCCGGCCGAGGGCGGTCAGGACGCCCTTGAGGCGCTCGGCGTGCGCGAGGCGCCGCAGATGGTGGACGCCCACCAGGTCGGTGCCGGGGATGTCGAGGCGGCGGGGCTCGGCGCCCGTGGTGAGGAGCAGCTTGTCGTAGTGGACGAGGGTGCCGTCGTCGCCGAAGCGCACGGTCCTCGCGGTGCGGTCGATCGCGTCGACGGTCTGGCCGAGGTGCAGCTCGATGTCGTTCTGCGCGTACCAGGCGGGCTCGTGCACGAAGACGCTGTCGCGCTCCTCCTTGCCGAGCAGATAACCCTTGGACAGGGGCGGGCGTTCGTACGGGTGGTCGCGTTCGTCGCTGATCAGTATCACCCGGCCGGTGAAGCCCTCAGCACGCAGCGTCTCGGCCGCCTTCGCGCCGGCCAGACCTCCTCCGACGATGACGAATGTCTGATCCGCGTCGACCACTTGATGCCTCCTCGTAAGGGTGCCGCCATATGCGAGCGTCCCGCACGCAGCGTGATGCGGGAAGAGGGAGTGGCCCGATCAGGCCACGGAGGGTCACTTCCTTGTCACACGTGCCTCGTCAGTCTCACGTGTCGGTCATACGTGCCCCGTCAGGCGCGCGTGGAGCGAGCGCGCGGAGGCGTCGGTGAGGGAGGCGATCTGGTCGACGATCACGCGTTTGCGGGCGTGATCGTCGGGTGCCCCGTCGAACAGGGCGCGAAACTGCGGATCCAGTCCGTCCGGCGCGCGGGCGGTGAGCGCCTCGGCGAGTTCGGCGACGACGACCCGCTGGTCGGCGCGGAGCCGCTCCTGTTCGGCGCGCTGCATGACGTACCGGTCGGCGACCGCCTTGAGCACCGCGCACTCCATGCGGGCCGGTCTCGGTACGACGAGTTCGGCGCCGTAGCGGGTGAGGCCGCCGCTGCCGTACGCGGCGCGCGTGGCACCCTCGGCGGCCAGGCAGAAGCGGCCGATGAGCTGGCTGGTGGCGTCCTTGAGGCGGGCCTGGGCGACCGCCGTGCCGTCGTACCCGTGCGGCCACCACTCCTGGTCCTGGAGCCGGTCGAGGGCCTCGGCGAGTTCGGCCGGGTCGGTGTCCGCCGGGACGTACCGGCCGACGGCGACCGCGAAGACCGCCTGCCGCTCGGGCTCGGCGTGCAGGCAGTTGGGGTCGATGTGGCCGGCGTGCAGGCCGTCCTCGACGTCGTGCACCGAGTACGCCACGTCGTCGGACCAGTCCATCACCTGGGCCTCGAAGCATGTGCGCGTGCCGGGGGCCTCCTTGCGGACCCAGTCGAAGACGGGCCGGTCCTCCTCGTAGACCCCGAACTTGCGGGACTTGGGGTCGGTGGGGTGGCCGCCGCGCGGCCAGGGGTACTTGGTGGCGGCGTCCAGGGCGGCGCGGGTGAGGTTGAGGCCGACGGAGCCCTGCGCGGTGAAGCGCTTGGGCTCGATGCGGGTGAGGAGCCTGAGGGACTGGGCGTTGCCCTCGAAGCCGCCGCAGTCCTCGGCGAACTCGTTGAGCGCCTGTTCGCCGTTGTGACCGAAGGGCGGGTGGCCGAGGTCGTGGGAGAGGCAGGCCGCTTCGACGAGGTCGGGGTCGCAGCCGAGGGCCGCGCCCAGCTCACGGCCGACCTGGGCGCACTCCAGGGAGTGGGTCAGCCGGGTTCTGGGACTGGCGTCCCACGCCTGGTTGCTGGTTCCCGGGGTGACCACCTGCGTCTTGCCCGCGAGGCGGCGCAGGGCCGCGGAGTGCAGGATGCGTGCGCGGTCTCGCTGGAAGGCGGTGCGGCCTGGGCGTTTGTCCGGCTCGGGCGCCCAGCGGTCGGCTGACGTCGGGTCGTAGCCGGGGAGCGGTTCGGGTTCGGTGCCTGTGCCTTCCATGGTTCGACAGTAAGCGTCGCCAGTGACAATTGGGTGTTGTCGTGCCTACTCGTCTGTCGAGTTGGGCTGCCCGCGCCCCCTCAAGCGGCTGTCGTTGCCGGTGTCGACAATGCCTGGTCGTAGCGGTGCAGGACCAGGCGGGTCATCGCCTCATGGGCGCCGAGGGGGGCCGAGGCGATCCAGGGGGCTGCTTCGGCGCACTGGGTCGCGAAGCGGCCCGGGGCCGTGAAGCAGGAGGCCACGGCTATGCGGTGGCGGCCTCGGGCGGTCAGGGAGCATACGGCAGCTTCGACGGTCGGCGTCGCGGCGGAGGCGTAGGCGGGGACCACGGGCACGCCCAGGCGCTCGGCGAGGAGGCGGGCGGTCCGGCGGGTGTCGGCCGCGGAATCGGGGTCGCGGGAACCAGCCGCGGCCAGGACGACGGCTCCACTGCGGCGCACGGGGTCGTCGGCGCCGGTGCGCCAGCCGGCCTCGACGAGGCGGGCGTACAGGGTCTCCACGAGGAGCGGGTGCGGGCCGAGCGGGGCGGCCACGCGCGTGCGTGCCGCGGCGGCGGCCGCCATCTCGGGGATGTCCCGCTTGACGTGGTAGCCGCGGCTGAGCAGGAGCGGTACGAGCACGGCGGGCGCGTCACCGAGGGCGGCGAGGGTGTCGGGAAGCAGGGGCTCGTTGAGCTCGATGTGCCCGAGGCGCACCGGCACGCCGGGGCGCAGTCCCCGTACCCGCTCCATGAGCAGCCGGACGGTGTCCAGCGCGCGCGGGTCGCGGCTGCCGTGCGCCACCAGCACGAGGGCGGGCGGCGCGGGGCGGCGCCCGCCGTGGAGCGGGAGAGGAGGGTTCGACGCCGTCATGGAAGGATCCTGGCGGCCGGAGATTGCACCCCCGTTGCGCCGCGGTGACAGGTATTTTCCGTGGGTTCACGGCACGGGCCCCTGCGGTGTGAGACGAACCGGATCACTGCGGTATGCGTCCTCCATGGTCGAAGGGGACCGGGGAGCTGGGGGGACCGCATGAAGATCCGTCGACCACGCCTGCCGCGCACTCGTGCCGGGTGGCGGCGGCTGGTGCAGGGGGTCATGGCCGGGTGCGTCCTCGCGCTGCTG
Encoded proteins:
- a CDS encoding sirohydrochlorin chelatase, whose product is MTASNPPLPLHGGRRPAPPALVLVAHGSRDPRALDTVRLLMERVRGLRPGVPVRLGHIELNEPLLPDTLAALGDAPAVLVPLLLSRGYHVKRDIPEMAAAAAARTRVAAPLGPHPLLVETLYARLVEAGWRTGADDPVRRSGAVVLAAAGSRDPDSAADTRRTARLLAERLGVPVVPAYASAATPTVEAAVCSLTARGRHRIAVASCFTAPGRFATQCAEAAPWIASAPLGAHEAMTRLVLHRYDQALSTPATTAA
- a CDS encoding deoxyguanosinetriphosphate triphosphohydrolase — its product is MEGTGTEPEPLPGYDPTSADRWAPEPDKRPGRTAFQRDRARILHSAALRRLAGKTQVVTPGTSNQAWDASPRTRLTHSLECAQVGRELGAALGCDPDLVEAACLSHDLGHPPFGHNGEQALNEFAEDCGGFEGNAQSLRLLTRIEPKRFTAQGSVGLNLTRAALDAATKYPWPRGGHPTDPKSRKFGVYEEDRPVFDWVRKEAPGTRTCFEAQVMDWSDDVAYSVHDVEDGLHAGHIDPNCLHAEPERQAVFAVAVGRYVPADTDPAELAEALDRLQDQEWWPHGYDGTAVAQARLKDATSQLIGRFCLAAEGATRAAYGSGGLTRYGAELVVPRPARMECAVLKAVADRYVMQRAEQERLRADQRVVVAELAEALTARAPDGLDPQFRALFDGAPDDHARKRVIVDQIASLTDASARSLHARLTGHV